Proteins from one Penicillium digitatum chromosome 2, complete sequence genomic window:
- a CDS encoding Zinc finger, C2H2-type/integrase, DNA-binding → MEDEKSAKSKKKGAAHRKSLSCEYCSRSFARLEHLQRHLRTHTKEKPFSCDICSKSFARSDLLVRHERLVHPAESAASREHRVQNVHENNHEIPIQSNLIQPAHHESRMLELADAIPVHTQVPQPPPHEVQVQTPSIIDTPHFNPSWGYDLNLLSHAASHVALEGQQETLESMRKPPHTAASISQTLPHVQERAIADTYGVEPSILDLTDLGDPVQDFTVFLESVGLSSDWDSGVFSSVEESMLPPGMTIDSKPPRETMPTRLGGDIMNDPRGPAEDHPSFSNFGSRLPSLQPESHEMDDRIGLADESTRPAWDISNSDRQAFISKLEEFSYVLPKGFVPPSRHALSRFFAGYINGLNEHLPFIHVPTLSVAKTSPELTLALAAAGSHYRFENSRGIDLFHAAKAVLLERLRRRDSKQVPQPSWNYISPPSGFTNSRGSSMISNTASSPFQQHQQMLNTPLNASIFTPDDSDAHMEVIRTFLLLTVFASWERHPELLREILSLQSTLARLVREHGLSEPPPTPDPIIWEEWVRREGNRRTKLIVYCFFNLHSIMYNIPPLVLNGELKLNMPCSHELWKASNAPQWRRVRTRQGSDVPFQDAFARLFLKSFMSIPSAPISPLGNYILIHAIIQQIFFARQLCLSAPHMQGTSLRPDDLNVLDNSLSAWKALWKRTPESSIDPQNPAGPIAFTSTALLGLAYIRLHVDLGPCRHLITQDPAQIAAALIESPAIARSPRLIMALLHSAHALSIPVRLGIDFVARTHSFFWSIQHSLCSLECAFLLSRWLLAIPTTQSEQRLSEHERKLLLWIKSMMDETEMAVDPPGAPDMEFMANPYKVRQLSVAIVRVWARTFKGNTSWAIVDLVGSSLDAYADLLEF, encoded by the exons ATGGAGGACGAAAAATCTGCCAAgtcgaaaaagaaaggggCTGCTCACCGAAAGTCCCTATCATGTGAATATTGCAGCCGATCTTTTGCTCGCTTAGAGCATCTCCAACGCCATCTCCGCACCC ATACAAAGGAGAAACCCTTTTCATGTGACATTTGCTCTAAATCTTTCGCTCGCAG TGACCTTCTAGTGCGTCATGAGCGATTAGTCCACCCTGCCGAAAGTGCAGCCAGTCGAGAACATCGGGTTCAGAATGTTCACGAAAACAACCATGAGATCCCCATCCAGTCCAACCTCATCCAACCCGCCCATCATGAGTCGCGCATGTTAGAGCTTGCAGATGCCATTCCAGTCCACACCCAAGTGCCTCAGCCTCCACCGCATGAGGTCCAAGTCCAGACTCCATCGATTATAGATACACCCCACTTCAATCCCTCGTGGGGATATGATTTAAATCTTTTATCTCATGCCGCAAGCCATGTCGCTTTGGAGGGTCAACAGGAGACTCTAGAGTCCATGAGAAAACCGCCACACACAGCTGCTTCTATATCACAAACACTTCCCCATGTTCAGGAGAGGGCAATTGCCGATACCTATGGTGTAGAGCCTTCGATTCTCGATCTCACTGATCTTGGGGACCCTGTTCAGGATTTTACGGTTTTCCTGGAAAGTGTGGGTCTCTCGTCTGACTGGGACTCAGGCGTGTTCTCGTCGGTTGAAGAGTCCATGCTACCGCCAGGTATGACGATCGATTCGAAACCGCCCCGTGAGACGATGCCAACACGGCTTGGCGGGGATATCATGAATGATCCGCGGGGCCCCGCGGAAGATCACCCGTCCTTCTCGAATTTTGGATCCCGGCTGCCATCACTACAACCGGAATCTCACGAAATGGACGATCGTATCGGCCTTGCCGATGAGAGCACACGGCCAGCGTGGGACATCTCTAATTCAGACCGCCAAGCGTTCATCTCGAAACTTGAAGAATTTTCGTATGTTCTCCCGAAAGGATTTGTTCCGCCATCGCGGCATGCTCTATCCCGGTTCTTCGCCGGGTATATCAACGGATTGAACGAACATCTTCCATTTATACATGTCCCCACGCTATCGGTTGCTAAAACTTCCCCTGAACTTACGCTAGCGCTGGCAGCTGCTGGTTCACACTATCGGTTTGAAAACAGCCGGGGCATCGATCTTTTCCATGCAGCAAAAGCAGTTTTATTGGAGCGACTCCGTCGGCGAGACAGCAAGCAGGTGCCTCAGCCATCATGGAACTATATATCCCCACCATCTGGGTTTACCAACTCTCGTGGCTCATCGATGATTTCTAACACGGCGAGCAGCCCTTTCCAACAACACCAGCAAATGCTAAACACACCACTCAATGCATCAATATTCACACCGGATGATTCAGATGCTCACATGGAGGTGATTCGGACGTTTCTGTTGCTGACTGTCTTCGCATCCTGGGAACGACATCCAGAACTCTTGCGGGAGATTCTCTCGCTCCAGAGTACTTtggcgaggcttgtgcgtGAACATGGCTTGTCTGAACCACCTCCTACCCCAGACCCTATTATCTGGGAGGAGTGGGTACGGAGAGAAGGTAACAGACGCACGAAGCTTATTGTGTACTGTTTCTTCAACCTCCACTCGATCATGTATAACATCCCTCCTTTGGTTTTGAACGGGGAGTTGAAGTTAAACATGCCGTGTTCTCACGAGCTCTGGAAAGCAAGCAATGCCCCACAATGGCGCCGCGTTCGCACCAGGCAGGGATCAGACGTGCCTTTCCAAGACGCTTTTGCCAGACTCTTCCTGAAATCGTTCATGTCAATTCCGTCGGCACCCATATCCCCCCTTGGGAACTATATCCTCATCCACGCCATCATCCAACAGATTTTCTTTGCCCGACAGCTCTGTCTTTCCGCACCTCATATGCAGGGCACTAGTTTGAGACCTGACGATTTGAATGTACTGGATAATTCATTGAGTGCTTGGAAGGCTCTATGGAAGCGCACACCCGAATCCAGCATCGATCCGCAGAATCCAGCCGGTCCAATTGCATTCACTTCCACAGCTCTGTTGGGTCTCGCCTACATCCGTTTACATGTTGACTTGGGACCATGCCGCCACCTTATCACACAAGATCCAGCCCAAATTGCAGCAGCTTTGATTGAATCCCCTGCCATCGCACGTAGCCCACGGCTGATTATGGCGCTCCTGCACTCAGCCCATGCTCTTTCAATCCCAGTACGACTGGGAATTGACTTTGTGGCCAGGACACACTCATTCTTCTGGAGCATTCAGCATTCGCTCTGTAGTCTGGAATGCGCTTTCCTTCTCAGTCGCTGGCTACTTGCCATTCCCACAACGCAGTCTGAGCAACGATTGTCGGAGCACGAGCGGAAGTTGCTATTGTGGATCAAAAGCATGATGGATGAAACCGAAATGGCTGTTGATCCGCCTGGTGCACCGGATATGGAGTTCATGGCGAATCCTTACAAGGTACGGCAGCTTAGTGTTGCGATTGTCCGCGTCTGGGCGCGGACTTTCAAGGGTAATACGAGTTGGGCGATCGTTGATTTGGTCGGCTCAAGCTTGGATGCATATGCGGATCTTCTAGAGTTCTAA